TAATATTAATCTCTTGTTCCGTCTTAATCAAGCGAATTTTTTCAATTAGCCCAGAAATCGGCACTAAATCAGCTTGAATCTTACTTTTATACAGTTCATATGTGCCAAAGCTGACAGTATCTTTCTCAAAGCCCAGTAATTTAATACCCATGTTTGTTACTTGCGTTGCAATTTCTTCAATAATCGTTGCCTCGTGCTGTACGATTCGAAAATCCTGTACTTGTGCAGCCGCTTGCTCTGTATAACGGAAATCTGTGATAAATACAGCATCATTTTGAGACACAATCGCTACGCCCGCTGTACCTGTAAAACCAGTCATATAACGACGGTTGTACCCGTTTGTAATTAAAATGCCATCGATGTTTTGTTCTTGAAGTGCCTTACGTAGCTTTTGCAATTTCAACATAATCAATTCTCCCTCTCAATAAATGTGCGTAGTGCCAGTTCATAGCCTTTCGTACCTAGTCCACAGATTTGGCCAAGGCATGCCGGAGCAAGATAGGAATGATGACGGAAAGCCTCACGTTTGTGGATATTTGAAATATGTACTTCGATAACTGGCACAGTGATTCCAGCAATGGCGTCATGTAACGCGATGCTTGTATGGGTATATGCACCGGGATTAAAGATAATACCATCATATTTTTCGTCCTCTGCTTCATGTACCCAATCGATTAGTACCCCTTCATGATTGGATTGACGAAATTCAACTGTAGCACCTAAAGAAGCCGCAAGATTTTGAACATTTTCTCTAACATCTTCTAATGTTTCATGTCCATAAATATGTGGCTCTCGTTTACCCAATCGATTTAAGTTTGGTCCATTCAAACATAATAACTTCACGCATCTTCGCCTCTTTCTATGTACTTGCCATTTATTTTATCATACACGACGTATACAGCAACTATTTCATTTTTGAGCTGTATGTTCTTTCTGATGAAAATTCGCTGTTTCAAGCAAGAAACGTAGGAGACAAATAACGACCACCATAAAGGGAATCGATAATTTTTTAAAGGAGGAAAGCTGCAAAGGCAAATCAAGAACAACCCACTCTAATGTAATCGTCACAAATAAACCAAGTAAAAATGAAGATAAAACAGCTGGAATAATATAGACATATCTCAACACAATAAATAATAAAAAGCCTATGATGAATAAACATAAAATAAGAAAACTCCAATGAAAGAGTTTTGAGCTTTCTTGAAAAAGCCCCAATTTCTTATAAAAACCTACTGGACTCCATTTAATAAGATGAAAGTAATGTAAGCCCTTTAAGCACAATGCTAAAACAAGGGCACTGACAAGGGAAGTTATACTAGCTATTTTCAAATAAAATCCTCCTAATTAGTATACTTGATTGATTTTTAAATTGTTCATTATTTCCTTAACTGTACGAATAGTGTAGCCATATAGAAATTTTACTATGCGTAACTCTAGAGGTTTTTCATTAAATTTAGTACAATGGTACAGTTGAAATATATATAGAGAGTGGTGTTAGCCTTGAGCAATTCACCTGTATACGGGGGACAAGCACAATTAGAAGGTGTAATGTTCGGAGGAAAGGAACATACGATTACAGCCATTCGCCGTAACGATGATTCCATTGATTATTATCATTATAAAAAAGTTCAAAATCCTATTTTACAAAAGTTAAAAAAGGTTCCATTTGTACGCGGTGTTGTGGCGTTGATTGAATCGGCCGGACTAGGCTCACGTCATATGCAATTTTCGGGGGATCGTTACGATGTTACACCTGGTGAAGAAGAGGAGCATAAAGAGGAAGGCTCTAAGCTGCAAATGATTTTAGGCGTTGCCGTTGTTGGTATACTTTCCTTTTTGTTTGGAAAATTCGCCTTCACATTAATTCCTGTATTTATAGCGGACTTTTTCTCAAAATGGATTGAGGGGAAAACTGGACAAATTCTACTTGAAAGTGGCATAAAGCTACTTTTACTATTAACCTATTTATATTTTATATCGTTAACTCCTATTATTAAACGAGTATTCCAATACCATGGTGCAGAACATAAGGTGATAAATTGCTATGAAGCTGGTATGGAGATAACAGTGAAAAATGTACAAGCTCAATCACGCTTACATTATCGTTGTGGTAGTAGTTTTATGCTATTCACTGTCTTTGTCGGCATGTTTTTATATTTCTTCGTGCCCACTGATCCACTATGGTTACGCATCGTGGACCGTATTTTATTAATTCCTGTTGTACTTGGTGTTTCTTTCGAAGTACTACAAGCTACAAATGCATGCCGTAACCTCCCAGTGTTACGCTTCCTTGGCTATCCTGGCTTATGGCTTCAATTACTAACAACTCGTGAACCAAAGGACGATCAAGTGGAAGTAGCGATTGCTTCCTTTAATATGCTGCTGCAAGTGGAAAAACAGCCAGAAATTGCAGCTACACTAAATCACGACTAAAAATAAAGGGCAGTTCAAACTAGAAATAGTTCTAGCTTGAATGCCCTTTTTATCGATTAGCCACGCATCTTACGTTTAAATAGGAGGATAGCGATTGCAAATATGACGATTGTGTAACCAATGACAATAACAAGTGGGATGAAAGCATCTGTATAGCTTGTGCTTTGAATTGCACGTGCTGCACTCACAGTATGAACAAATGGTAAAAATTGTGCAATTGCTTGAAAAGTACCACCAATCATATCAGGCTCGAACCAAGTTCCGCTAAACCATGTAGATACATTTACAAATATGGCAAAGATACCGCCAACCTGCTTATCCGTAAAAATTGTCCCAAACAATAAGCCTAAGCCAATATACAGTAAGGAGATAATCATAAGTCCCCCTACCATCCATAGAATAGAGCTATCCAGTGACAGCCCTAAAAACATGGCAGCAAGCAAACACAATATAATTTGTAAAAATGCAATGGATAACAAAGGCAGAACATAGCCTAGAATATAATCTCCTGCTGACATAGGAGAGGCAAAGATGCGCATTAAAAAGGAGGAGCTTCTATCCTTCCCAAGTAGCATTCCTGAAAAAAGAGTAAGAAAGGAAAAACTAAAAACAATAACACCTGGAGTTAGATTACTAATTTCATAGAAGGCAAATGGCATATTTTTTTGCATAACTGAAAATAAGCCCATAAGCAGAATCGGTAAGCCTAAGCCAATTAACAGTGTTACTGGATCACGAACAATTTCCTTATGATTTCTTGCCGCAAACACATTAGCCCTCAACATAAGCCCTCCTCTGTGTATGCTAAAAATATTTCTTCCAAGGATGATTGTTTTGTTTCATGCATCAATTGTTGAATTGTGCCAAGCGCACATAGCCTGCCATGATGCATAATCCCTACACGATCTGCAAGCACCTCGACCTCTTCTAAATAATGAGTTGTTAAAACAATCGTTACCTTTCCCTTTAATCCGCTTAGTATTTTCCATAAATCACGGCGCGCACGTACATCCAGCCCCAATGTAGGTTCATCGAGAAAAAGTATTTTAGGATTTGACATCATAGCCATTGCAATGCTTAATCGACGCTTAAATCCACCTGATAGGGTTTTGGCCTTGTCGTTCTGACGTTGTGAGAGGGCAAACAACTCCATATTTGCGTTCGCCCGTTCCCTTGCCTGTGTTTTGGAGCAACCATAAATTCGACCTAAAAATAGTAAATTTTCAATTACTGTTAAATTGGGTGCAACTGCTGATTCCTGTGGAGAAATATTCATAATCTTTTTTGCCGCAACCTGATGGTGAACGATGCTTTTTCCATCCAACAGAGCATCACCATCTGTTGGCAACAAAAGTCCGCAAAGCATTTTAATTGTGGACGTTTTGCCTGCTGCATTTTGACCAAGAAGTGCAAAAAACTCACCCTGCTTTATGCTGAATGATAGCTGATCCACTACTACTTTTTCGCGGTAACATTTGGTTAGTTCCTTTATTTCAATTGTCATGCAACTCACCTTCCTTTTTTAACATCGCATTGATCTGTCCAATATCACGCTTTGAAAATTTATATTGCAATAGCCATGTCATAACATATGTTCCTAAAAAACTTGCGAGTAAGGAGAACATATTTGCCATCGTTTTCGGCATCCATAACGTCATGACAATTGGTATCCAAACAATTGCCGTTACAGCAAAATGCACGATATATTGCTTTAACATCCCCCATCTGGCTATTTCAAAAAGTAATGCAGCTAAAGCAAATGTTATCCCAATCAAACCTGTTAGCAAAATCTGAGCGATAATAGCCATTGCTTCACTTGGGAAAAATGCTTGAAATTCTGGAACAACCCAAGCATAGCCCTCTTGTTCGATCCCCATTGCTACAAAAAATTGTACTAATAGTCCAAGGGTAACACCGATTACAAATCCTCCTACAATACGTATCAGTATGTCTTTATGCACATTTTCACCTCATAATCCTAACTGCTTTTTAATTTTTGTGACGTAGCGCCTTGATGCATATGTGTTGATATTTCCTACTAGTTCAACCCCAATTGTTCCTGTTCTGCTAATATCCATGCGTTTAATCATATGGCGATTGACAATTTCAGCATTTGAGATTCGTACAAATATCTGCATATTTAGCCTTTCCTCCAGCTCATACAAACGTAAGCGTACTGTATAGATTCCCTTTAATGTTTGAACGAAGACCTTTTTCTGTTCCGTATAAATGCGGACGATATCCTGACAATTGATAACCTCAACCCCTCTATCTGATAACACCGATAATGTATGGATTCCAGCTGAAGCAATACAATGCATAAGATGCTCAATTTCATCTGTCATCTCTGCTGTATGAATGGTAACCTTTGGCTCTATACATTTAGGGTCAACGGAAACTTCTACCTTCAATATCATCACAGTCCTTTCTACCGCCTTCACTATAAATTTTTCCTTTAACAATGTAAATAAATTTTCGACGATTGGTCATTTTCCGAGGATAACTGGCTCGAAAACAAAAAAAGTTCCTAATCTTTTTTGATATTTTCTTAAAAAATCTATCTAAAAAAGCGTGTTTTGAATTAATCAAAACACGCTTTTTCTATACTCAACTATTATCTAAAGCTCTTTTTAATTGAATAACGAACTTAAAATGATCCTATTTCAACATTTAATTCCCAATAATATTAATAATTTTCTGTTGAGCATCTACGGCTTCAGGGATAGGCATAGCTACAAACACATGATTCATTTTAGGATAAACAAAGGTAGTGATGTCAATGCCTTGTTCCGTTAGTTGTTCATCAAATTTTATGGCATCTGGATATAAGCTTTCGTGTGTTCCAATAAAATGAGTAATTTTCCCAAGCCCTTTAAAGTCACCGTAAATTGGACTAATTAACGGGTCCTTTAAATGTTTATCAGCTGCCCAAATCTTTGTAATAACTTCCATGCCCATACTCGCTAGCATCGGGTCCTTTTCCTCATATTCAGGTAAAAGAGGATTTTCTAAACCCATATCAACACATGCTGATAGTAAAATAATATCTTTTGGTTGTGGTAGATTATTTCTCTTCAAAAGTTGGACCAGTCCAAGTGCTATATTTCCGCCTGCCGAATCTCCTATGATGGTCAATTGATGGAAGCCTTCAATAGTTCCAAGAATTTCTTTATATAGGTTTAGGATCTTTGGGTAGGTATCTTTATAGCTAAAATGTGGTACTTTAGGATAAATGGGCGCAATAATTTTCGCATTTAACGATTGCGCTATTTTATCCATAAGCATCCAGTGCAAATTTAAAGGTTGATTCGTCCAAGCACCACCATGTATATAGAGAATAACTTTTTGATTCAAGAACTTTTGGTCGTTTAAAGTAAAAACCTGCATACCTTCAAATACCTGCTCCTTACTATCACTTAAAAATTTAACATCATCCCCAATCACATAGGGCTGAATATTTTCAATTCCCCTTTGCTTTATAAATTGCTCGGTATTTTCAATACTAGAAAAACTTATTTTATTACTCTGGGAAAATAACAATTTTTCAAATTGAACACTTTCCTCAGAACGCTCACCATTAAAAATTTCTACACTCATGTTCCTCACTCCTTTAAACATTTTGTTTCATAATACAAAATGTGTTTTGAAAAGTCTTAACAAGCTGGAGAGCAGATCTTAAATTTATGGAGAATTTTTAAATTTCCCTTTATTTCTTTATCAAATTTTATAGGATAATCTTCTGTACCATTCATTCAAGTTGCTGGTTCAACAATATGGCTCAATTGTTGAATAACAAGTCTAAAAAAATAAATTTTTTTAACTGCGATGATTGATAGTAAAGCAAAGTAGGCCATAACAAAAGGACTGTAGTGAATTTTACGCACAAGTCTTGTGGTTAATGAGTGAAGTATCTATTCTTTTCACGTTATTTAGGGAAGTAACTCTACCTTTACCTTTAGTTTTATATCCATAGGAAACCCTTCCTCTTGTACAAGATAAGATATGACATAAGCTCCTTCAGGTAATCTATCAAATACCTGTTCAAAATTTTCATTACTTCTTAAAACGCCATTTATTACATTTTTTCCTTTGTCTATATTTCGGATTTTATATAAAAAGCTTTCAGTACCAGTATTTGATAAGGATACTTTAACCGGAACACTCCAATTATTAATAAAATATGATTTACTTTCACCTATAGGAGACGCTATCTCTTCATCAATTACAAGTGGATGAAAAACTCCTATTGATTTTTCTTCTTTTTCATTTTGAGGGATATCTAATGCAACAGGTTCAGTATTTACAACTTCCGAAATTAATTTTAAAGATGATTCTTCCGTTTTAGATGTAAATGTATTGCACCCTGATAAGAGTATAATAAAAGTACTTACACAAGCTAATTTATAAATTTTCATAACTTCTCCTATCTAAATGGTTAATAGTTATTACTATAGAGAAACTTTCATTTCTAGATAATACGATATTTACGTGAAGATTGCATAATAACCAAAATAATAGTTAACCCAACAACGAAATACCACATTATATTAAAAGTAACTATAAACATTAATCCACCAAAGAATATAGCTGTTATAGTGCTAACTAAAATTGATGTTATACTCGTAAATTTATCTGAAATAAAATAATATAAAGTAAATGGTAATGCTAAAGTAAATAACGGGATATAAATTGTTACAATAGATGTTTTAATGAAAGATATTGAAAGTACTGCTATTATGAAACCTACTGACATAATAATCGTTCTTCCTACAAATACTTTACTTGAAAAATAACCATATAGCATAATAAACAAAATCACTAAACAAGTACAAAATCCTATTATTAGAACAAATGAATGGCCCATGACGTAAGCTGCAATTGAGAAATAAACTAAAGAAACAAATGGCAACAGCAATATTGAAGTATTTTGCGCTTTTTCTATATTCATTACATTTGTAAAACCTACAAGAACTAATAAAGTAAATGGAATCGTCAAATATCCTAATTCAAAGTGATTTCCTAGATTAATATAACTAACCTCGAGTTTGCCGACCACTATTAATACAAGCGACACATAAATTTGACCAATCAACCCCCAAATGCTTGATAATTTAAAAGCTTGAGTAAGCTTATCCATCATTACAATTAAAACGATGCAGATTAATAAGGTTAAATACAACAAATTATCCCCTCCAAAATAATTCTTTAGAAATACTTAAAGCAATAAATATATCCTAAATTATACAGTATAGGTAATGAACAACCAAA
This genomic stretch from Lysinibacillus pakistanensis harbors:
- a CDS encoding alpha/beta hydrolase fold domain-containing protein, with protein sequence MSVEIFNGERSEESVQFEKLLFSQSNKISFSSIENTEQFIKQRGIENIQPYVIGDDVKFLSDSKEQVFEGMQVFTLNDQKFLNQKVILYIHGGAWTNQPLNLHWMLMDKIAQSLNAKIIAPIYPKVPHFSYKDTYPKILNLYKEILGTIEGFHQLTIIGDSAGGNIALGLVQLLKRNNLPQPKDIILLSACVDMGLENPLLPEYEEKDPMLASMGMEVITKIWAADKHLKDPLISPIYGDFKGLGKITHFIGTHESLYPDAIKFDEQLTEQGIDITTFVYPKMNHVFVAMPIPEAVDAQQKIINIIGN
- a CDS encoding ABC transporter permease, producing the protein MRANVFAARNHKEIVRDPVTLLIGLGLPILLMGLFSVMQKNMPFAFYEISNLTPGVIVFSFSFLTLFSGMLLGKDRSSSFLMRIFASPMSAGDYILGYVLPLLSIAFLQIILCLLAAMFLGLSLDSSILWMVGGLMIISLLYIGLGLLFGTIFTDKQVGGIFAIFVNVSTWFSGTWFEPDMIGGTFQAIAQFLPFVHTVSAARAIQSTSYTDAFIPLVIVIGYTIVIFAIAILLFKRKMRG
- a CDS encoding UDP-N-acetylmuramyl pentapeptide phosphotransferase, translated to MYLTLLICIVLIVMMDKLTQAFKLSSIWGLIGQIYVSLVLIVVGKLEVSYINLGNHFELGYLTIPFTLLVLVGFTNVMNIEKAQNTSILLLPFVSLVYFSIAAYVMGHSFVLIIGFCTCLVILFIMLYGYFSSKVFVGRTIIMSVGFIIAVLSISFIKTSIVTIYIPLFTLALPFTLYYFISDKFTSITSILVSTITAIFFGGLMFIVTFNIMWYFVVGLTIILVIMQSSRKYRII
- a CDS encoding DUF1385 domain-containing protein, coding for MSNSPVYGGQAQLEGVMFGGKEHTITAIRRNDDSIDYYHYKKVQNPILQKLKKVPFVRGVVALIESAGLGSRHMQFSGDRYDVTPGEEEEHKEEGSKLQMILGVAVVGILSFLFGKFAFTLIPVFIADFFSKWIEGKTGQILLESGIKLLLLLTYLYFISLTPIIKRVFQYHGAEHKVINCYEAGMEITVKNVQAQSRLHYRCGSSFMLFTVFVGMFLYFFVPTDPLWLRIVDRILLIPVVLGVSFEVLQATNACRNLPVLRFLGYPGLWLQLLTTREPKDDQVEVAIASFNMLLQVEKQPEIAATLNHD
- a CDS encoding DUF3021 domain-containing protein, which gives rise to MHKDILIRIVGGFVIGVTLGLLVQFFVAMGIEQEGYAWVVPEFQAFFPSEAMAIIAQILLTGLIGITFALAALLFEIARWGMLKQYIVHFAVTAIVWIPIVMTLWMPKTMANMFSLLASFLGTYVMTWLLQYKFSKRDIGQINAMLKKEGELHDN
- a CDS encoding LytTR family DNA-binding domain-containing protein, whose protein sequence is MILKVEVSVDPKCIEPKVTIHTAEMTDEIEHLMHCIASAGIHTLSVLSDRGVEVINCQDIVRIYTEQKKVFVQTLKGIYTVRLRLYELEERLNMQIFVRISNAEIVNRHMIKRMDISRTGTIGVELVGNINTYASRRYVTKIKKQLGL
- a CDS encoding ABC transporter ATP-binding protein, which encodes MTIEIKELTKCYREKVVVDQLSFSIKQGEFFALLGQNAAGKTSTIKMLCGLLLPTDGDALLDGKSIVHHQVAAKKIMNISPQESAVAPNLTVIENLLFLGRIYGCSKTQARERANANMELFALSQRQNDKAKTLSGGFKRRLSIAMAMMSNPKILFLDEPTLGLDVRARRDLWKILSGLKGKVTIVLTTHYLEEVEVLADRVGIMHHGRLCALGTIQQLMHETKQSSLEEIFLAYTEEGLC
- the aroQ gene encoding type II 3-dehydroquinate dehydratase; translation: MKLLCLNGPNLNRLGKREPHIYGHETLEDVRENVQNLAASLGATVEFRQSNHEGVLIDWVHEAEDEKYDGIIFNPGAYTHTSIALHDAIAGITVPVIEVHISNIHKREAFRHHSYLAPACLGQICGLGTKGYELALRTFIEREN